In one Myxocyprinus asiaticus isolate MX2 ecotype Aquarium Trade chromosome 29, UBuf_Myxa_2, whole genome shotgun sequence genomic region, the following are encoded:
- the LOC127419966 gene encoding uncharacterized protein LOC127419966 isoform X1 codes for MWRRLWNIAVPITQWIMAGTLGQNLHLRLLAPSLPWLLAPRLPQLATTEVVPQSLPVLATTEAAASARDHGGRCQCSRPRRSFPSRCQCSRPRRLFPSPCQLSSSLSWLRLPSSLSWLRPLPQRLLLQWFHLLPQRLLLQRSRRLTQSLPCGCPPGLLTLSPLCGRPPGLLTHSRPCGHPPGLLTQSRPCGRPPGLLTQSRPCDRPPGLLTQSQPCDRPPGLLTQSRLCDHPPGLLTQSRPCDRPPGLLTQSLP; via the coding sequence atgtggagaaggctctggaacattGCAGTTCccattacacagtggattatggcgggaaccctgggccaaaacctgcatcttcggctccttgctccaagcctgccatggctccttgctccacgcctgccacagctcgcaaccacggaggtcgttccccagtcgctgccagtgctcgcGACCACGGAGGCCGCTGCCAGTGCTCGTGACCACGGAGGCCGCTGCCAGTgctcgcgaccacggaggtcgttccccagtcgctgccagtgctcacgaccacggaggttgttccccagtccctgccagctttcctcgagcctctcctggctccgcctgccttcgagcctctcctggctccgcccgctcccccagagactcctcctccagtggttccacctgctcccccagagactcctcctccagcggtcccgccgcctgacccagtccctgccctgtggctgccccccaggcctcctgacactGTCCCCGCTCtgtggccgccccccaggcctcctgacccattcccggccctgtggccaccccccaggcctcctgacccagtcccggccctgtggccgccccccaggcctcctgacccagtcccggccctgtgaccgccccccaggcctcctgacccagtcccagcCCTGTGACCGCCCCCcgggcctcctgacccagtcccggctCTGTGACCACCCCCcgggcctcctgacccagtcccggccctgtgaCCGCcctccaggcctcctgacccagtctctaCCCTGA
- the LOC127419966 gene encoding uncharacterized protein LOC127419966 isoform X2 codes for MRQLLVTEELTLMDLAAVRILLLKQGDRPVEDHVREFLELANLVHYPDRSLVVFFRTGMNSALKELMPPADPHWTLCEYVEKALEHCSSHYTVDYGGNPGPKPASSAPCSKPAMAPCSTPATARNHGGRSPVAASARDHGGRCQCS; via the exons atgagg caactactcgtgacagaagaactgaccctcatggatctagcggctgtccgaATTCTGCTActcaagcaaggggaccgtccagttgaggatcacgtccgtgagtttttagaattggcgaatttagtgcactatccagaccgctctctagtggttttcttccggaccggtatgaatagtgcactgaaggaactgatgcctccggctgatcctcactggaccctctgtgaatatgtggagaaggctctggaacattGCAGTTCccattacacagtggattatggcgggaaccctgggccaaaacctgcatcttcggctccttgctccaagcctgccatggctccttgctccacgcctgccacagctcgcaaccacggaggtcgttccccagtcgctgccagtgctcgcGACCACGGAGGCCGCTGCCAGTGCTCGTGA